Part of the Candidatus Margulisiibacteriota bacterium genome, AAAAGCTAACATATTAATTATTGGGTACAGTTTTAAGGATGACCATATAAATGAATTGCTGATTAATGCTATTGAAAATAAATCAAATATTTATGTGGTTGACATTCAAAGCCCAAAAGATTTTGCTCGATCAATTGGGGCATTTACAAACGACACCCCATTTCCAAGGCTTTTCCACAATATAAGCTTAACAACAAAAATATGGTATGGATTGTCAGGATATTTTCAAGTCAAAGAAATTAATGATCTAGTAGATAAGCCATACATTTCAAAGCAGTTAGGTCGCATTTTTAACTAAGGAAACCGCGGCGATATTGCCGCAGGTTTCCGAAACAGTAATGCCTGGGTGAGGGTTGCCTCGCCCTTTCTCCCGCCTTTGCCTGTGCCTTCTGTCTTGCCCTTTCTTCCGCCCTTGCCCGAGCCCTCTGCCTTCGCCTTTGCCTGGGCCTTTTGCTTTGCTCTAGTTACCTAAAAATTATCACCCAACCCCCTCTCCCTCTGGGAGAGGGGTGCAAAGTAAAACTAATAGCTAAGAAACACTTGGGTGAGGGTTAAGACCCCACCACTTTCCCCAATATTCCACCCAAAATAGCGGTCATAATGGTCATCGGAATGAGAGAAAAAGGCTCCTTTGCCCCTACTATTATATAGACCGGAAGGGCCAGAAGATACGAGATCAGCAACCCTTTAATGATCGAATTTAGACGGAGTTCCGAGGTCGCGATCAGAAAACCGGCGACCACCCAAAGGGAAAAAGCTGAAAGATTCGCTTCCCAGCTCAACCTTTGCGCGACCATCGGGATTACATCGATCACTCCCGCAATCGCACCAAATAATAAGCCTTTAACTATTTTGTTCATTATCCCCTCATCTATTTAGTTACTCAAAAATTATCATCCAATCCCCTCTCCCCCTGGGAGAGGGTTGTTAATGACCACTAAACGTCAAGAAAAACTCGGGTGAGGGTTGCCTCCCCCCCTATTTAAACAACTTAATCCTAATCGTCTCCATCTTATGTTTTGCCGCGTGCGCTTTGTTGTCGCCAAAGAACTTCAGCTCCACATCTTTTCTTCTAATAACCCTGATCCCCTGCGTCAGAATGGTTCTTACCCGCTCGCTCCGGTCAAAATAGTTGGTCACTTCAATATCCGGCCGGGTCCATTCAAACGGGCTGATCCGGGGGTCGCGGGAAAGCAATCCGTCATAAAGGTTGGTCGCGCGAAATACCCCGAAAAGATATTTGATGACGATCGGGTGGGTCCCCCAGTAATCGGCCCCGATCTCCCCCCAGCTGGTCACGATCATCAGGTTCTTGAGCTTTTCCTGGGCAAGATCAACGCTCTCCAGGCGGAGCGGACGCGGATACCCGGCGCTTTTGGGAACGACCGGAGCGTAGCGGTAGACCAGCTTTTGCCCGGCCGGAGTCACCCGGTAGATCGCCAGGAACGACCACGGTTCGATCCCGTCTTCCGCCGCCTGGTAAGCGATAATATTCAAGCTCTCTTCCGTCGTCGAAACAAAAGCTTTTTGCTCAAATATTATCCGATATTTGATCATATCCACATCCCCCTTGGGAACGTGCGCCCAGATCAGCCAGCCAGCCAGCATTGCCAACAGCGCGACCACGAACAATAAGATCTTTTTCATTGTTGGTCCCTCCTGTTCTTGAAGTACGGAAAAGCCAGGATGAACGGAATGGTAAGGTATGCGTATGAAGAATAGTTTGGATCAAAATAGACCAAGCTCATGGCGAGCAGGGCAACCAGCGGCATGACCAGGGTCCGCCGCCAACCCAAGACGATCCTTTCCTGGGGAAGCGTTTTATTGACCAAACGATAACCCCTGGTCGAGTATTCCCAGTTCAAAAACAACGCGACCCCGACTAAAAACAAGTTCAGGTCAAAAAACAGCTCTGCCGCGGTCGACTTGGCATAATCACCGACCAGCGTCGTTGAAAACGGGATAAGAGCGACAAACATTAACAGATAAATATTGATCCAGAGGTGTCGCTGGTCGGTCTTTTTGATGAAGTGGAATTGTTGATGATGGATCATCCAAACGATCGCGATCAAAATAAAGCTCAAGGCATAGTTGAAAAATTTATCACTCTGTCCGATCAAGAGCTGGCCCAAATTCCCCGAAACCAAATTCTTTCCCGCTTCCGGCAGATTGAGGGTCATGACCAGCAGGGTCATGGAAAAAGCAAAGATCCCGTCTGACAAGCCTTCGATCCGATTGGTCCTCAGCCAGACGACCCTTTCCTGAAGATTTTTTGCCATTTGATCACTCCCAATGGTGATTTAAGTTTATCCCCAAAGAAACTTGCCGTGCAGCCACCCTTCGATCTGTTCCGGACCGTCGATCACCAGGATCTTGTACCAAACTCCCTTTTTTCCCAAAAGCTTAACTATGGTCCCCTGGTAAAGTTTTGAGCGTCTGGAATATCTGGTCCCCGGCCCGCTCCGCAAGGTAACGTTTGACCGCCTGACGACCCCGGTCGATTCTCCGGTGATCAAATTCGATTCGACCCACCCCCGGCAATTCAGCCAGTCGGTCACCAGCGCCCAGCTTCCGTTCCGCTTGAGTATTCTGAGCGGGTAGTTCCTCGGCAGATCGATCTTGACCTCGTCAACCTCGCTCGGACCGGCCCTTAGCAGAACACCTTCATCATAAGTACTTGGGTAAGCCGAGGCGATCCCGGCGGTTAAGATCAGACTGGAGAGGAAGATCACGATCTTTTTCATGGCGCACCCCTTTCCTCTATTTAGTATTTAGTTTGAGAACCTCTGTCTTTGTTCCATATATACTGCAGGTAGCAGAAACCGTCAAGCTCGAATGTTTTTTGGCCAGCTCCGGGATCTCGTAGATCGCGATCTGCCCGAGCGGCGATTGGAGCGAGTAATCCTGCTCAATGATCTTTTTCCCGTCAAGCTTGATGACAATGGCCTTTATGTAATGCAGGTCGACTTTTTTGGAACCATGCAGGACATTGACGATCAGGCGCTGACCGGTCAGCTTAAGTTCCATCTTTTTGGGCGGGTCGGCAAATGCGGTTGAAGCGGCAAACAGAAGCAACACCACAATAATCAGTCTCTTGTTCATCTCTTGCCCTCCTGAAATAATCCCTTTCGAATGATAACAGATAGTCTGATTCAGGTCAAAAGAAGATCTTGGCCAGTTTCAGGATCCCCTGCTTCCAGGGGACCCGGTGGGAAATGCCGCTCCGCCCTTCAATCGCTCCAATGTTGGCCAGGTACCACTTGTAATTGCGCACCAACGCTTGCTTGTTGGAGTATTGAGGTTTGAACCCAAGGACCCTTTCCGCTTTTTCGATCGAAACGAACGAGTCTTTGGAAGCGGTCTCATAAACCCACTTATATAATGGAGAAAGATGAAAAAATTCAAGTATTCGTAGTACCAAGATCATGGGCCAGGCGGGGAACCCGCGGACTTTTTTACCAAACCCGGCAAAGTCCAGGACCGCCTGGTAATCTTCTTTCATGGTAGTAAAGTCTTTCGCCCCGATATTGAAAGTGTCGTTAGCTTTTTGCTTATCCAGTGTCTGGCAAAGATAGACCGCCGCGCAGAGGTCTTCGACATCCAGCAATTGATAACGATTGTTGCCGCTTCCGATCATCGGGAACCCTTTCCCGTCTTTGGCCCAGTCGTAAAACAGGGCAAAGACCCCTAGCCGCTCCGGCCCGATGAACGACTTTGGCCGGATGATCGGGACGATCATCCCCTTTTTGCGGAACTCCAGGCAAACCTCTTCCGCCCTGATCTTGGCGATCCCGTA contains:
- a CDS encoding DUF1211 domain-containing protein, which translates into the protein MAKNLQERVVWLRTNRIEGLSDGIFAFSMTLLVMTLNLPEAGKNLVSGNLGQLLIGQSDKFFNYALSFILIAIVWMIHHQQFHFIKKTDQRHLWINIYLLMFVALIPFSTTLVGDYAKSTAAELFFDLNLFLVGVALFLNWEYSTRGYRLVNKTLPQERIVLGWRRTLVMPLVALLAMSLVYFDPNYSSYAYLTIPFILAFPYFKNRRDQQ
- a CDS encoding SH3 domain-containing protein, coding for MKKIVIFLSSLILTAGIASAYPSTYDEGVLLRAGPSEVDEVKIDLPRNYPLRILKRNGSWALVTDWLNCRGWVESNLITGESTGVVRRSNVTLRSGPGTRYSRRSKLYQGTIVKLLGKKGVWYKILVIDGPEQIEGWLHGKFLWG
- a CDS encoding NAD-dependent epimerase/dehydratase family protein gives rise to the protein MKVLVTGGAGFLGINMIRYLLSKGITDIVSLDVAEFDYPEKERVKIIVGDIRDQAKVAEAMAGVTQVVHTAAALPLYKKEDIFSTDIDGTRNLLAAAEKSKVERFIHISSTAVYGIPDHHPLVETDKLDGVGPYGIAKIRAEEVCLEFRKKGMIVPIIRPKSFIGPERLGVFALFYDWAKDGKGFPMIGSGNNRYQLLDVEDLCAAVYLCQTLDKQKANDTFNIGAKDFTTMKEDYQAVLDFAGFGKKVRGFPAWPMILVLRILEFFHLSPLYKWVYETASKDSFVSIEKAERVLGFKPQYSNKQALVRNYKWYLANIGAIEGRSGISHRVPWKQGILKLAKIFF